From the genome of Candidatus Wallbacteria bacterium:
TCTGGACTATACTGAGTTCTTTCAAGCCTCCGCATGAGATCATCTGCATCCCGCCCACATTCTGGCCCAAGGATTTTACCTTTGACAATTACAAGGAAATCTTGAAAGCAGCCCATTTCGGCAGATGGTATCTGAACAGCCTGGTCGTAGCCGGGGTAGTCACAGTGAGCGTCTGTTTTTTCAGTTCCCTGGCCGGTTATTCTCTGGCCAAATTCGAATATCCTTACAGAAACACCATTTTCTACCTGATCCTCTCCACCATGATGGTGCCCATGCAGATGCTGGTGATACCCTGGTATATCCTGGCAATTCATTTCAAGCTCTGCGATACATATCTTGGGTTGATCATACCCGGCCTGATCAGCGCTTTCGGGATTTTCCTGATGAAGCAGTTCATGGAAGGGATCCCTAATTCACTGATCGAGGCAGCCCGCCTTGATGGAGCTGGTGAAATCACGATCTTCACCAGGATAATACTGCCACTGGTCAAGCCTTCCATGGCTGCGCTGGCCATCTTCACCTTTACAGGCAACTGGGACTCCTTCCTCTGGCCTCTGATCATGACAAACAGCGAAGTCATGAAGACCCTGCCTGTCGGGCTGAACGGATTTGCCGGACAGTACGGGATCGAATACCACATCATCATGGCTGCCGCCAATCTGGTGGTGATCCCGTCGATCGTGGTGTTCATAGCTATGCAGAAGCAGATCATCCAGGGTATAACTCTTTCCGGACTTAAGGGATAATTGAACGGAAAATATTAAATGCGAGGAGGGGCATATGGCAAAAGTGGTTTTGGAGAAAATCAGGAAAAGATATGAAAATGCTGCTGCGGACACTGTCAAGGAATTGAACCTTGAGATCGCGGATAAGGAATTCCTGGTGCTGGTCGGGCCCTCAGGCTGCGGCAAGTCCACCACCCTGCGCATGATCGCAGGGCTTGAGGAGATAACTGAAGGGAACATCTATATCGGAAACGATTGCGTAACAAAACTTCCCGGTTCCAGGCGCAATGTAGCCATGGTTTTCCAGAACTACGCACTTTACCCGCACATGAACGTATTTGAGAACATGTGCTTTGCGCTCAGGA
Proteins encoded in this window:
- a CDS encoding carbohydrate ABC transporter permease — its product is MESKLKKFSIYLALSGIAFLMVFPFLWTILSSFKPPHEIICIPPTFWPKDFTFDNYKEILKAAHFGRWYLNSLVVAGVVTVSVCFFSSLAGYSLAKFEYPYRNTIFYLILSTMMVPMQMLVIPWYILAIHFKLCDTYLGLIIPGLISAFGIFLMKQFMEGIPNSLIEAARLDGAGEITIFTRIILPLVKPSMAALAIFTFTGNWDSFLWPLIMTNSEVMKTLPVGLNGFAGQYGIEYHIIMAAANLVVIPSIVVFIAMQKQIIQGITLSGLKG